TCGCTAGACCAAAGACGGGGTCCAATGGAACGGGTGCTAAGTCCTTAAAGGGCCTGGACATTGCAGATTTCTTGAGCACTGTTACTGttacttccttttattataaattctttctcctttaccGTATTTTGTTGAGTATAATCGGTTATATTTAAGTTTGTATAAatctttaaaaacaaaatcacgTTTCTTGTTCACttccttcgttgttgttggcacTTCTTTAACAGCACCATTTAACAGATAAAAAAACGAACGTAAGAGGGGAGGAGAGAGAGACAGTTGCAGACCGTACCTGGTGACGCAagtcaaaaaattaaataaactCGTCAATGCCTTCCCGGTGCGTCTGCCATGTTTGAAGGCATTCGTCGAGCTCCCTTTGTTATTCTTCGGGACCTACACATCCCccatctctttcccttttacaCCCCTTCCACACCTTCACAGCCTGACATAAACGCACCATTGGACGTAAATATAAACGCAAGTACCCACGCATATCCATACAGTCACATATATATCTATACGTATGCAAACCCATGATAATAAAAATCGAACAGCAGCCACCGTTGAAGTAAGCggatatatattatatttatttataaccGGAACACCTTCAGCGACAAAATTACCGGGCTGAATGCCCCTAAATTTAACAGAACGAAGCGAACCAAACACAAAAGTcatccaacaaaaaaagcgcAAAGCTCTCCCCCTCCACCAAAAACGGCTGCACTGGCAGTTAGGTACAAGCAATTTAGTAACAAATCATAAGGGTGAGTCTCTCGGaacaatgaaaacaaaaaaaaagtgagaaaaaagtctgtgtgtgtgtgtgtgtgtgtccgtTTATCGGAGGGAAGCAAATATGTCACAAAGCAAATTGGAAAAATACACGTGCAAACACATGCCCGCCTACCCAATATCCTGAAACGCCAAATAAACCTGTCAGAACGGAAGCTGCAAAGACGGTGCAGGTGAGACACTGCCACCAATATGTGGCGTGGGTAAAAGCGGATGCACAGTCCACAGGTCCGCTGTTACATCAGTCACAGACTGGTACTGCTGTTGCTTCTGTCGTTCGGCGTTTAGTGCCTTCACTTTCGCAATGACATCACAGATGGGTATCGGCCCTTTCGCCACCTGCCACGTTTGTGCTTCCATTGGCTGTAGCAGAAAGGAATCTGTGTTGCTAAAGAACCGAATGGTGTGAAGCTCAGCAATACGAACCGCAGTTACGGGGTCAACGTCCCCAATCACATCCCacctttcttccatttttccTCCCATTGTGGCCCCAAGATTCATATTTTGGAGAGACTGTGTTGAGTTACGCAGTTTACGGGCTGCCATTTCACTGATGTGGGAAACGAACAACGTTCCCACACCCTGAAAGGTGCCTGCAACATTTTTGTCAATTTTTCGCCGCCTGAAGAAGAATGCTTCCATCATCGCTGTAACAATATCACCAGCTGAATAGCTTTCCCGCTGGTTACTTGGACCCTCTAGTGCCCATGTGTTCGTGTGGTAATCCATCTTCCTGTTTGCGCCTGCAGAAGTGTCCACCGTGCATCCCGTAAAGCTGAAAAGTTGTTTCGCTAACAACGCTGTATCAAAATCTTGCTCAAATTCAAAATTTCCTCCCCCACTAAGAAGAGAAAGTGATCCGGCCAACCCACAGTCCATTGGGAAAGAAGCACTAGTTGACGTAGCAGACAGTGGTTTACTAGGTTGCACGGTGGTAGGACCATTTTCTTGAAAATCCATCCACTCATCATCGTCAACGCCAGGACTGTTATTGTTGGCGCTCCCAtaagtgttgttgtttgtaaaGGTTTGCGCACCGAAGGTATTACCACTTGACGTACCATTGAACGTGATTGAAAGGGGGTCTTTGTGCGATATACCTTCACTAGCGGTATCGCACCGTCCCCAAGCAACCGCCGAGCCCGTTATTCCAACATTCTTGGAAGTTGCTTCGTTTTTCGGTTCTTCTTTCTCAATACCTTGAACCGCCACATTCGACGCGGTTGCTGCCTCGACGGTTTCTCCCCATTCGTCCACCTTTTCACTATGGGCCCCAACCGCCGCTGATGGACGGGCGGAGGCCTCTGAAACGCAAGGTGCACTTTCCACAAAATCACCAaaatcatcaccatcatcccAATCTCCATTTTCATTCTTACTTTGTTGAGTGTCACCCCACAGTTGCACTGGATCGGAAGTTTCCCCCTTAACGTCAGCGGCCTTACTTTCAGCAGAAACACTATCCAGTGGTGATCCTTGCCATTTGCTAGCCTCAGACTTCGATGGTTCTGAAGTTATTGCAGTGGTTGTCACATCCATTAAATATCCTTCACCACTCCGTGAGGACGATACCTGTGGTTGAGCAAAGAGAATATCatcttcattcatttttttcttattattattatttttttttcttaaaaaaaaacccacacCTGCTCCAGCAAATGTTTGGATAGAAAATGgagaaggtaaaagaaaaccaagaaaaaaaaataatagtaaaatCGATGACGGCTTGTCCCTTCCGCTCGTGTTTTGCAcgaccttttccctttcttcttactTCCCTTCGCTTATCGCGCCTACAATTTCTTTTAATAAGAGAGCCTACACTTTCCCTTTCCGCTTTCGCTTCAAAGCACAGAAGATGCAAATGAGGAACAAGAAAGTTGAAGTGATGCAGAAATTTTGAATTTGTGCCTTAAAGAAGTGACACAAACAACATACATAAAGACAAAGTGAAATAGTAAACAACCCACCCATACAACCGACTCTACGGTAAacatgcaacaaaaaaaacaactacaacaacagcatcaaATAATCAAAATACCCTGAAGGTAAAGGAGCAGatgagaaaaataacaatgggGCATTGGAACAGATAGAGATAACagttaaatatatttatatatcacTCTCGCCGCACCATTTTgatatttctcttttctcttttacttccattggcactttttttttttcctctgctacttttcgttttcttcatTCAAAAAAAACCCTTATCCATATATctgtatatttctttatatattcGTAGCCAAATGAGTAAGTAAGTGGAGCAATGAACCAATAAATCAACTTGTTTCGTGTAACCATTTCTCTTCATTCCCGCAACGCATAAGTTTGAACTacaggggagggaaaaagaaaatatggaTGAAGAGAAActgcaacaaaagaaaaatttaaagaaaaaaaggacacaAAAGTGCTCAGAGAAGCGACAAGATCCAAAGACGAAACAAGATGAAcagactcaaaaaaaaaaaacgcagtCAACAGAACAGCAGCCACACTTATATATGTCCCCTTCACTCATCATCTCGCCTCCCTACATTTCATTCGCTTTAtctttcttctccctcatCGTCATCTCAGCGATTGCGCCACACGAGGTAACGCagtaataacaacatcaGCAATATCAGTAATATcatcaataataatagtaataatagtaatatcaataatattaataataataataataatgtgtaGAGGAGCTACAAATCACTGGGACGCTGCCAGTGCAGAATGAGAGGAGGAGAGCGGGCGCAGGACGCAAACATATATGAATAAATACacaggtatatatatatatatatatatatgcacaaatACGTATAAGGTTATATTGATtgataaaaaaaactgaaggaaaacaacagcgTGAGGGGCCAAAATTGGGCACATACaagacgagaaaaaaaaaatccccttTTTAGATTCTtcagaaagtaaaaagaaaaaaaaagcaaacgaacAGATTAGTCCTTCTCGCATTACTTTGactctccctttctctcaGCACTCCGGGTGTGTTTctgcgtttttgttttatatatGGTTAGCTAAAGGGATAGAAAAGGTTgtgcaaaaaacaaaagagagcaaacaagacaaaagaaacataTGAAGAATTCAAACTAATATGTgaatacagaaaaagaaagaagggaggtaatataattaaacaaacaaacaagacgGGGTAaatggaagcaaaaaaaaaacacacaaaacagcaacagcactcGCGACAAAATGTGTTGTAAGTTCATATGGTGCCACAAAAGAGGCACAcatgggaaggaaaaggaaaatatgtGATAAGATGATTatgataattaaaaaaagaggggttcAGAATTTAataggaaacaaaaaggatggAAGTAAAAACTCAGCTGCATGATACGCGATTAATCCATTTTTCTAAGCGGCGCCGTATCGAACTGAGCGTTTCCGTTCCGGTCCTTGTCATGTAGCTGTGGCGCACCTCGTAAGCAAGGAATATAAACAACGAATACGGCAGCAACGACGACGACAGCGACATCAACAATAATACAGCCACATAGGCATGAACACGTGAAAAAGAGTagtagtaaaaaaaaaaaaatggagctGTAAATAGAAAACAAAGGCGTTTTAAATAGCGTTTTACATAAAAGAGGATTCGTCGTCGCTTACGCCGTACAGGCGGCGGAGCTCACGTATCACCTGCTCTGTTGTCATATGGTCCTCAAATTGTTGATCAACATTCGGTGCGCATGAGCGGGACGTGGGCACAAACTTTGCTACCGCTACCGCAGCTTTTGTCGGGGTTGTCTTTTGTTCCCCAACTGCTTTTGTTCGCGGTTGAATGGTGGCATGGAAAGTGGGTGTTTTAAGAGTACGCCACTTTCGTTGCTGCTTCTCTACTAGTTCTGGTTGTGAATTATGTTTCTGTGGAAAATCCTCGTAGAGTCGCCGGATTTCCTCAGCGAGGttcattttcattgtttccacGTCATTAAAGCTTCCTCCCAATTGTGATGTTGTATTGACACAACTATATACCAACCTTGGTGGCACCCAGTTGCCTCGACAAGTGGTGGTTTCCACGCCGGAAAGCCTCCGCTTACCACAACTGCGTAGTGAAGGCGATGTCAACGATGAAGACGAGGTGGTAACAGTGGTTCCCGTTGCAACGGTGGGGAAAGATGATCTCCGCCCACTTACAGCTTCGGCACCGTCGTCACCTGACGTAGGAGCATCGGAGCCACGTGGAAATTGCACATTACCGTGTAAATTTGAAGCAGGCTGGGGAGAATTCAGTTGAGACCCGGCTCTTGATGCCGCTTCCTGATAAGATTTTCGCCCCTGAGCAGCGTGTTCCGCGAGGTGAGCAACCGCATCCCTGAGGCGGCGCTTCCGTTCCTTCCACCAGGAGTCTAAAACCAGTTCACGGTCCGCCTTCACTTGTTTTTCCATCATCCGTAGCGCTTCCGAGACGCGTGGACCCACGGAGACTTTATTGCCTCCCATTGTGGTACCACCTTGGATCCAATAACTTTCGTCTCCGCAACTTTAAGGAAAGGCACGTGTTTTTGTCCGCTATTCCACCCAACTTGGCGCACCCAATGCCCGCTGTCTAAATGTAATgcgagaaaaaaacaagcaagaTAATACTTATGCACGTCCCCCTACTATATATGTAAATGCAAATGTATGTACCTGTTTTAGATGAGTCTCCTACGTTTATTCTCctatattatatattatatataaatatatattctcCTATattatgaatatatatatatatatatatatatataattccCCTTGTGGTTGATAGTTACCTCCCTGTGCCCCTACGTATGTTGCTTGAATTTCTTCGCTGCAGTAGAGGAACCGTACTGATCTTAGACGGTTACTTCGCGCGCTCAGCACCCGTTAACAGCACACGAGCGCACAAACTCCTaatcaaaaaaggaagggggaaatattaAGGGAACCCAACCTTGCGCAGTAACAAACGAAACGGAGAAAATCGTTTACACAAAACAGCAATGAGgcaagttttttaaaaaaacaaaggggataATATTGTTTATTTAAGTTTAATATACAGAATGGCACACTTACACGATATAGCCGATTCACCATATGATTCAGCATTTAGGTCCCTGAGCCATACGCTTGTTGGGAGGACGCCTCAAGAAACCGATGCCATAAGGTTGCCAACTTACACACCTCCTCCGCAGTTAAATCAAGCACAGTCAATGCGCCATCTGTACGCAACTCCTGCAACATATACTGGGCAACTTCAGGAGGCACATGTTGCTGCAATGCTTTATAAACTGTCATGCCTCGCTGCCCAGGGCGCATCAACAAGTCCGTGAAGTGTATGAGTGTTGCCGCATCGAGCCCCGGTAATAATGGCACAGCACGAGGTTGAAGGGTAACTAGTGCCCCAAGAACCGCAGTTTTTGGATAATACGTCATTTCTCGAAATGTCCGCAGTAGTTGTGTGTGAAAAAAGCACTGACACAATACAGAGAGCCGAGAAAAGTGAATAGAACCCGCTGGGGCGATGATACACTCCGCAACCTCCTGCTGCGTGAAAACATGTAACGGAACGCGACCGAACACAAAAAGGTTTTGTTTACGCGAGCAGTCGACAGCATAACGCATCAGAAGTTCAGTTATGATGTTAAAAGGGAGATTTGCTATCACTTCAAGTTTTGCATCGCCATCTGACCACCATCTGTCGGATACCTCAAATGCAGCCGACTCAGAAGAGAATGCACAACCAAAAACATCTGAACTCGGCGCCGCAGAACCGCTGTTTTGTCCACTAGCCGTGTCGTGGTTAAAAGCTGCATATTTTCCGAATCGCTTTCGAAGAATCTTCTCCCGTTGTACGTTCCGCAGTGGAGCATCCTCGCAGTAAAAATCGTCCGTGCAGCAGCCACTGTCCTTAGTACCGCTACTGCATGCTTCCCCACCATCGCTTTTATTCCCGTCGCTACTCGCACGCTCACGTGCATCTGCCGCTGGCTTCCGACGGTGCTGCTGCGCAAATCCTGCATAAAGCGATTCCACTATTTCCAATTCATTAATACGAAGCACATCACCATTCGTCCACTGGAACTTGCCACTTGTGTATTGCCGTATCTGCTCGAGATGACCGTTAAATCGTTCATCCTGTTCAATACCCAACACACCAACACACGGCCGAGTTAACAGGCTACGAGTCAAAGCCCCCGCACCAGGGCCCAGTTCCAACAACAACTTGTCCGGCGTGCGTAGCGTTGTGCGACTAAGCAGCGCTGCTACCTGGTGTGTAAGCTTCAGGTTCAAAATGAAGCGCTGGCCATACTTGGCAAGGTAACCGGCGTGCGGTACTTTGAAAAGTTGTTTAAGGCCCTCCGCCTTTACGCGTGGCCCTCCGGGGCACCGCAGCGGCGGAAGAGGTGGTGCTGCGGCATCCGTACTTGGTTTACTGACGCCTCTCCTGGAGTATAATAAAGCAGCAGACGCAGAAGTCACTTGCGACCGGTTGAGGAATCGACGAGACATAAGCGATAGAGTGaatgcaaaaaataaaaccgaTGAAAACTAACAAATTCCCTCGCCCACAGCACTATGGGAACAGGTGTGAAGAATACAAGAGAGCACCGAAACAAGAAAtgacagaagaaaataagggaaatatATACGTCAAAtgagtttttttctttaaaaagaaaactgccGCCGATGTCGGGGTGCCACTCAAAGGAGGCGCAGTCATGCGCGCAAACATAAATACAAGGGAAGTACGAGCGGGTGGCAACCGAGCACAAGCGTAATTAGGAAATGTCATGGTGCAAGTAGGCAGGACCCCCTAACCCACTGACACAACTTCCTGAAATTTTACCGCTTAAGCAGAAGAGCCCCCagatttccccccctttcttaTAACCCTTCAATAtaacacacatacgcatatCTCGCTTCCCATGCTCTTACCAAACCACAACACCAAAACATCACAGAAAGCGGCaaatattatttttatcgATATTATATGATGCCGGTGGAAGGCACACTGTTGAAAAATCTCTACAGTTGCCATTATTCAAAGTTTGTCAGTTAATctcaataacaacaaaagaaaaagttatgACGCGTCTGAAGGCTAAACTGCAAGTTACTGCACCCGAAGCGACTTTACCGCACTCACATAAATCACACATACACGGAgaaatatatgtttataaaCATACAACGACACCGTCAACAttggcgacaacaacaacgacaaaagaGAGATGGATGTGGAAAAATACAATGCTATTTTGCTAACTGAAGTTGTGTATATCAAAGCAACTGGCTCACTTCAAAACACTCATGAtcacaaaaagaggaatagACAAGGTGAAgatatggaagaaaaagcaaatcaaacaaccgaaaaaaaaagataattgCGCTActgtaaacaaacaaatgaaaaatatagaaaaaaaaatgtgcgtATTCATAGtaaaaaggagaagaagggaatgaaaagaGAGCTACTCGCGAAAGTAaggcggaaagaaaaaaaaaagagccagCTGTGATAAATGTTAAGTCACGCACAAACTGTAGTATGTCGCAGTGGTGTGCCTTCCATTCCTCGAATGTGCATGGACGgagagaacaacaaaaaggtttGAGAGCGTCAGTAttgacaaaaaaagggaaaaaaagaaaaaatgatcaGTGATAATGatactaataataagaataatgaagaagaggagtggAGACAAACTCACTTTGATGTTGCCCCTGACGTCCGCGTCGAATTCTCCATCTTAACTTTCCCATTTAtcaaaaattattattaatgaTAATAGAAAATGAATAAGTGAATGCACATTCACATTCACTCTATGCCCGATGCTCACAACACACGCCACAAACACTTTAAAAAtgtgtatttttcttccttccgaTGTCAACCATTCATCAGGGTCCCTTGAGGCGTCATCCCATCAATGAAGAGAGCAAAAGTAACCCCCTcccccgcaaaaaaaaaagataaaaaatatcaaaagaaaaaaaaagagtaaataGTCCCCGcgcacaacaaaaaggaagtaggAAGACAACATGTTCGCTACTTCTTTCCACTTTGTGTTTTGCTCTTCTGTCTTCACATCCACCGCCATCATGACACCTCTCCTCCATCACACGAAAACAaccaaacgacaaaaaaaacatcagaAAAGCGAATCGCTGGCACTTGCCAAGTGGAACAAAAGTACAAATCCCGTTCTTTGGGGAGTAAATATTGGTTtcagaaggaggaaaataacaaccaagacgaacaaacaaatatggAATTCATatgaacaaagaaagaagaaaaggaatgatAAATCAACAAACTTT
This region of Trypanosoma brucei gambiense DAL972 chromosome 10, complete sequence genomic DNA includes:
- a CDS encoding rRNA dimethyltransferase, putative gives rise to the protein MSRRFLNRSQVTSASAALLYSRRGVSKPSTDAAAPPLPPLRCPGGPRVKAEGLKQLFKVPHAGYLAKYGQRFILNLKLTHQVAALLSRTTLRTPDKLLLELGPGAGALTRSLLTRPCVGVLGIEQDERFNGHLEQIRQYTSGKFQWTNGDVLRINELEIVESLYAGFAQQHRRKPAADARERASSDGNKSDGGEACSSGTKDSGCCTDDFYCEDAPLRNVQREKILRKRFGKYAAFNHDTASGQNSGSAAPSSDVFGCAFSSESAAFEVSDRWWSDGDAKLEVIANLPFNIITELLMRYAVDCSRKQNLFVFGRVPLHVFTQQEVAECIIAPAGSIHFSRLSVLCQCFFHTQLLRTFREMTYYPKTAVLGALVTLQPRAVPLLPGLDAATLIHFTDLLMRPGQRGMTVYKALQQHVPPEVAQYMLQELRTDGALTVLDLTAEEVCKLATLWHRFLEASSQQAYGSGT